A region of Procambarus clarkii isolate CNS0578487 chromosome 93, FALCON_Pclarkii_2.0, whole genome shotgun sequence DNA encodes the following proteins:
- the LOC123746792 gene encoding mucin-22-like encodes MDGQIFEASHWSETGTPVETLWTAGTPVETLRTAGTPVETLWTARTPVETLRTAGTPVETLRTAGTPVETLRTAGTPVETLWTARTPVETLRTAGTPVETLRTAGTPVETLRTAGTPVETLRTAGTLVETLRTAGTPVETLRTAGTLVETLRTAGTPVKTLWTAGTPVKTLWTAGTPVKTLCTAGTPVKTLCTAGTPVKTLCTAGTPVKTLCTAGTPVKTLWTAGTPVKTLCTAGTPVKTLCTAGTPVKTLCTAGTPVKTLCTAETPVKTLCTAGTPVKTLCTAGTLA; translated from the exons ATGGATGGCCAGATATTTGAAGCTTCTCATTGGTCAGAAA CTGGGACACCTGTGGAGACCCTGTGGACAGCTGGGACACCTGTGGAGACCCTGCGGACAGCTGGGACACCTGTGGAGACCCTGTGGACAGCTAGGACACCTGTGGAGACCCTGCGGACAGCTGGGACACCTGTGGAGACCCTGCGGACAGCTGGGACACCTGTGGAGACCCTGCGGACAGCTGGGACACCTGTGGAGACCCTGTGGACAGCTAGGACACCTGTGGAGACCCTGCGGACAGCTGGGACACCTGTGGAGACCCTGCGGACAGCTGGGACACCTGTGGAGACCCTGCGGACAGCTGGGACGCCTGTGGAGACCCTGCGGACAGCTGGGACACTGGTGGAGACCCTGCGGACAGCTGGGACGCCTGTGGAGACCCTGCGGACAGCTGGGACACTGGTGGAGACCCTGCGGACAGCTGGGACGCCTGTTAAGACCCTGTGGACAGCTGGGACACCTGTTAAGACCCTGTGGACAGCTGGGACACCTGTTAAGACCCTGTGCACAGCTGGGACACCTGTTAAGACCCTGTGCACAGCTGGGACACCTGTTAAGACCCTGTGCACAGCTGGGACACCTGTTAAGACCCTGTGCACAGCTGGGACACCTGTTAAGACCCTGTGGACAGCTGGGACACCTGTTAAGACCCTGTGCACAGCTGGGACACCTGTTAAGACCCTGTGCACAGCTGGGACACCTGTTAAGACCCTGTGCACAGCTGGGACACCTGTTAAGACCCTGTGCACAGCTGAGACACCTGTTAAGACCCTGTGCACAGCTGGGACACCTGTTAAGACCCTGTGCACAGCTGGGACACTTGCCTAG
- the LOC138359821 gene encoding coagulation factor V-like: MGTGSHRPGGENTVGIMVSRIRLTGKFKSYTESEDCQNEGHGRRLGTQMVEPQCALTTVEPQCALTTVEPQCALTTVEPQCALTTVEPQCALTTVEPQCALTTVEPQCALTTVEPQCALTTVEPQCALTTVEPQCALTTVEPQCALTTVEPQCALTTVEPQCALTTVEPQCALITVEPQCALTTVEPQCALITVEPQCALTTVEPQCALTTVEPQCALTTVEPQCALTTVEPAYQG; the protein is encoded by the exons ATGGGGACTGGATCTCACCGCCCTGGAGGAGAGAACACCGTGGGCATAATGGTGTCCAGAATAAGACTCACAGGGAAATTTAAAAGTTATACTGAAAGTGAGGACTGTCAGAACGAAGGTCACGGACGTAGGCTTGGGACACAAATGG TAGAACCACAGTGTGCTCTCACCACAGTAGAACCTCAGTGTGCTCTCACCACAGTAGAACCTCAGTGTGCTCTCACCACAGTAGAACCACAGTGTGCTCTCACCACAGTAGAACCACAGTGTGCTCTCACCACAGTAGAACCACAGTGTGCTCTCACCACAGTAGAACCACAGTGTGCTCTCACCACAGTAGAACCACAGTGTGCTCTCACCACAGTAGAACCACAATGTGCTCTCACCACAGTAGAACCACAGTGTGCTCTCACCACAGTAGAACCACAGTGTGCTCTCACCACAGTAGAACCTCAGTGTGCTCTCACCACAGTAGAACCACAGTGTGCTCTCACCACAGTAGAACCACAATGTGCTCTCATCACAGTAGAGCCACAGTGTGCTCTCACCACAGTAGAACCACAGTGTGCTCTCATCACAGTAGAACCACAGTGTGCTCTCACCACAGTAGAACCACAGTGTGCTCTCACCACAGTAGAACCACAGTGTGCTCTCACCACAGTAGAACCACAGTGTGCTCTCACCACAGTAGAACCAGCATATCAAGGCTGA